In Pirellulales bacterium, the sequence ATTCGTCGATAAGATCATCATCTGCGGCACGTTCATCTTTCTGGCGGCGATTCCTTCTGTTGGGCCGCTTCTCGGGTCCGGCTTGACGCCGGCGATGGCCGTCGTCGTGGTGGGACGCGAGTTGCTGGTGACGGCGCTGCGCAGCTTTCTCGAGCAGCAGGGGGCCGATTTCAGCGCCACGCTTTCGGGCAAGCTCAAGATGGTGCTGCAATGCCTGGCGGCGGCCGTGAGTTTATATGCACTTTCATACGGCACACTCGTCCGCCCCGAATGGCTCCAAACGACGCTCGTGATCTCGATATGGTCCGCGGTCGCGCTGACGGTCATCTCCGGGGTGGCCTACGTCTTTGCGGCCATCAAGCTGCTCCGGCAATAGGTGGAGCGCGTCGGCCATGCCAGCGGACAATCTGCGGTTGTCGTCCCCGTTGCTCATCGCTGAACTTGTCCTATTCGCCAGTTCGCTGTGCGTTTGGGGGATCATTGTTCAACGATTGCG encodes:
- the pgsA gene encoding CDP-diacylglycerol--glycerol-3-phosphate 3-phosphatidyltransferase, with protein sequence MSVSTQTTKLNYDRRTVFNVPNQLTSIRLVLAIVLFALIAYEHYLAGMWVFIVAAGTDWIDGFYARRYNQVTTLGRILDPFVDKIIICGTFIFLAAIPSVGPLLGSGLTPAMAVVVVGRELLVTALRSFLEQQGADFSATLSGKLKMVLQCLAAAVSLYALSYGTLVRPEWLQTTLVISIWSAVALTVISGVAYVFAAIKLLRQ